In Brachypodium distachyon strain Bd21 chromosome 2, Brachypodium_distachyon_v3.0, whole genome shotgun sequence, one genomic interval encodes:
- the LOC100834002 gene encoding protein CHUP1, chloroplastic, whose protein sequence is MPKAGDGGSGGGGSGGGRRIGDAKDLPLLLLRVGAAITLSIAGLFLSRLRSQRRSRGFLLPPPSESDDTHGMKGGGGGLKEELRILKNEDTKAKIINGNSVHTTTTTTTTTTTASVALPPKCRNTADDEGFLLPEFNDIVLEEFGRDIGNIATSPALRVREDASNEHEIYKLRDLVRSLQEREKNLELQLLEFYGLQEQDAAVRELENQLKINSVESKLYSLKIESLHSENQRLQTQLLESSKLTSELEAARSKCKLLKKKLRLDAEQAKEKITSLQKMVDSLQCKETIEVEAEAEAEKKLKRLEELENEVRELRAANSRLQQENSHLTRRLELTRLPPVPKSHNSIEVKASEEADQLRQYNDKLEKEVEQLQTDRFADVEELVYLKWINACLRHELKNKDSPGAQTTARDLSKTLSPKSEQTAKQLIMEYANVGADERSLSSVEFGSEYASSRASSGGEPDDASLDMPSMTKHTNPKKKEKKKFFSKLRKLVLGKEKEKNIPTLERRVSISSCSFDDFTGRESHDSYSSFMTEPAISTSQRHDDRSCARHSFGSQRYSHPSPGVKKNTACGSERFSEHGSQFDSGEATIPEDVEINKFAEALITSRTGSMSSRRTLSFS, encoded by the exons ATGCCCAAGGCAGGCGatggtggcagcggcggcggcggtagtGGTGGTGGCCGGAGGATCGGGGACGCCAAGGATTTGCCTCTTCTTTTGCTCAGGGTGGGCGCTGCCATCACGCTCTCCATCGCTGGGCTGTTCTTGTCGCGGCTGCGGTCTCAGCGCCGGTCCCGGGGTTTCCtgctccctcctccttcag AGTCGGATGATACCCACGGCATgaagggtggcggcggagggctcAAGGAGGAGCTAAGGATCCTCAAGAAT GAGGACACCAAGGCAAAAATCATCAACGGAAACTCTGTCCACACAACGACTACCACTACAACGACGACCACCACTGCCTCGGTGGCACTGCCCCCAAAATGCAGAAACACTGCTGACGATGAAGGATTTCTCCTTCCAGAATTTAATGATATAGTTCTGGAAGAATTTGGCCGAGACATAGGCAATATTGCAACCTCACCTGCACTGAGAGTAAGGGAAGATGCATCAAATGAGCATGAAATTTACAAGCTCAGAGATTTGGTGAGATCTCTGCAAGAAAGGGAGAAGAACCTGGAGCTACAACTTTTGGAGTTTTATGGTTTGCAGGAGCAAGATGCTGCAGTTAGGGAgcttgagaaccagctgaagATTAACAGTGTCGAGTCAAAGTTATACTCCTTGAAGATCGAATCTTTGCACTCTGAAAATCAGAGGCTGCAGACGCAGTTGTTGGAAAGCTCAAAGTTAACCTCCGAGCTTGAGGCGGCAAGATCAAAGTGCAAGCTGTTGAAAAAGAAGTTGAGACTGGATGCGGAACAAGCAAAGGAGAAAATCACTTCCCTTCAGAAAATGGTTGATTCTTTGCAGTGTAAGGAGACTATTGAGGTAGAAGCTGAGGCTGAGGCTGAGAAGAAATTAAAGAGGCTAGAGGAATTGGAAAATGAGGTAAGAGAGCTTAGAGCTGCAAATTCTAGGCTGCAGCAGGAGAACTCACATCTTACTAGGCGATTGGAGCTCACACGCCTACCTCCAGTACCCAAATCCCACAATAGCATTGAG GTAAAAGCATCTGAGGAAGCTGACCAATTAAGGCAATACAACGACAAATtggaaaaggaggttgaaCAACTGCAGACTGACAGGTTTGCAGATGTTGAGGAGCTGGTATATCTGAAATGGATCAATGCTTGCCTGCGGCATGAGCTGAAGAACAAGGACTCTCCCGGGGCACAGACTACCGCACGGGATCTGAGCAAGACCTTAAGCCCCAAGTCTGAGCAGACGGCTAAGCAACTGATAATGGAGTATGCCAATGTTGGTGCGGACGAGAGAAGTTTAAGCTCTGTAGAATTTGGTTCGGAGTACGCTTCTTCAAGGGCATCATCAGGTGGTGAACCTGATGATGCATCACTCGACATGCCGTCGATGACAAAGCACACAAAcccaaagaagaaagagaagaaaaagtttTTCTCTAAACTTCGGAAATTGGTacttggaaaagaaaaggaaaagaacatCCCTACATTGGAGAGGAGAGTATCTATTTCGAGCTGTTCCTTTGATGACTTCACTGGAAGAGAATCACATGATAGCTATTCTTCGTTTATGACAGAACCAGCTATATCTACCAGCCAGCGACATGACGATCGCAGCTGCGCTAGGCATTCTTTTGGCAGCCAAAGATATAGCCATCCCAGCCCTGGGGTAAAGAAGAATACAGCTTGCGGATCCGAGAGATTCAGCGAACATGGTTCTCAATTCGATAGTGGTGAGGCCACAATACCAGAAGATGTCGAGATCAACAAATTCGCCGAGGCGCTGATTACATCAAGGACAGGTTCTATGTCATCGAGGAGGACATTATCTTTCAGTTAA